Proteins encoded together in one Rossellomorea sp. y25 window:
- a CDS encoding CTP synthase: MTKYIFVTGGVVSSLGKGITAASLGRLLKNRGVSVTIQKFDPYINVDPGTMSPYQHGEVFVTDDGAETDLDLGHYERFVDINLTKYSSVTTGKIYSTVLKKERRGDYLGGTVQVIPHITNEIKERVYRAGRETNSDVVITEIGGTVGDIESLPFLEAIRQIKSDVGRDNVMYIHCTLVPYIKAAGEMKTKPTQHSVKELRSLGIQPNVIVVRTEMPMTQDMKDKIALFCDIDKNAVIEAMDADTLYSVPLALQDQKLDEITCQHLKLNCHEADMTEWNELVDRVKNLSRKTRIALVGKYVELQDAYISVVEALRHAGYHFDSDIEVRWLNSELIDNANVAEKLADVDGILVPGGFGDRGVEGKIAATQYARENKVPFLGICLGMQLASVEYARNVLGLEGAHSAELNPETPYPVIDLLPEQKDIEDLGGTLRLGLYPCKLTKGSKAYAAYDGEVVYERHRHRFEFNNHYREQMEKAGFIFSGTSPDGRLVEIIELSDHPWFVASQFHPEFTSRPTRPQPLFRDFVEASLAYGEK, from the coding sequence ATGACTAAGTATATTTTCGTAACAGGCGGCGTAGTGTCGTCACTAGGGAAAGGGATCACAGCAGCGTCCCTTGGTAGACTATTGAAAAACCGTGGAGTGAGCGTCACGATCCAGAAGTTTGATCCATACATCAACGTGGATCCAGGAACGATGAGTCCATATCAGCACGGTGAAGTATTCGTAACCGATGATGGTGCAGAAACGGATCTTGACTTAGGTCACTACGAGCGTTTCGTTGATATAAACTTAACGAAATACAGCTCTGTGACAACGGGTAAAATCTATTCAACTGTACTGAAGAAAGAGCGTCGCGGTGATTATCTTGGTGGAACGGTACAAGTTATCCCACACATCACGAATGAAATCAAAGAGCGCGTATACCGTGCCGGACGCGAAACCAATTCAGATGTCGTAATCACGGAAATCGGCGGAACAGTAGGGGATATCGAATCTCTGCCATTCCTTGAAGCCATTCGCCAGATCAAGAGCGATGTAGGCCGTGACAATGTGATGTATATCCACTGTACACTTGTACCTTACATCAAGGCAGCTGGTGAAATGAAAACAAAACCGACTCAGCATAGCGTAAAAGAGCTTCGCAGTCTTGGTATACAGCCAAATGTCATCGTCGTGCGTACAGAAATGCCAATGACTCAAGACATGAAAGACAAAATCGCGTTATTCTGTGATATTGATAAAAATGCTGTAATCGAAGCAATGGACGCAGATACACTATACTCTGTACCACTTGCACTACAGGATCAAAAGCTTGATGAAATCACATGTCAGCACTTGAAGCTTAATTGCCACGAAGCAGACATGACCGAGTGGAATGAACTCGTTGATAGAGTGAAAAACCTGTCCCGTAAAACAAGAATCGCCCTGGTAGGGAAGTATGTTGAACTGCAGGATGCGTATATCTCAGTAGTGGAAGCCCTTCGTCACGCAGGCTACCATTTCGATAGCGACATCGAAGTAAGATGGTTGAACTCTGAGCTGATCGACAACGCAAATGTAGCAGAAAAACTGGCAGATGTAGATGGAATCCTTGTACCAGGTGGCTTCGGTGACCGTGGAGTAGAAGGGAAAATCGCTGCGACTCAATATGCCCGTGAAAACAAGGTACCTTTCCTCGGAATCTGCCTTGGTATGCAGCTGGCATCTGTAGAATACGCACGTAATGTTCTTGGATTGGAAGGAGCTCACTCTGCTGAGTTAAATCCTGAAACGCCATACCCTGTCATCGACCTTTTACCAGAACAAAAGGATATCGAAGATCTTGGTGGGACACTGCGTCTTGGACTATACCCATGTAAGCTGACAAAAGGTTCAAAAGCCTATGCGGCCTACGACGGAGAAGTGGTTTATGAGCGTCACCGCCACCGCTTCGAATTCAACAATCACTACCGTGAGCAAATGGAAAAAGCCGGCTTCATCTTCTCAGGCACAAGCCCTGATGGCCGTCTTGTGGAAATCATCGAGCTAAGCGATCACCCATGGTTCGTCGCATCTCAATTCCATCCTGAATTCACTTCACGCCCGACACGCCCGCAGCCTCTATTCAGAGACTTCGTGGAAGCGTCACTTGCGTATGGTGAGAAATAA
- the rpoE gene encoding DNA-directed RNA polymerase subunit delta, with product MRKLSLKQLSKEELRQTSFIELAHEILVEKKQAMAFEEVVKEIKGLLEISDKEVRSRLLQFYTDLNIDGRFIAMGDNRWGLREWYPVDQIEEETVPTMKSSKKKKAKKKDDEDLDLDDFDDLDDEDLDYDDLDDTDDDDDLTDDDDDVDAVDDEDEDLDIDEDDDELEIDEFDEVDDDEDEEEEELEEDEEEK from the coding sequence GTGCGTAAATTGAGTCTTAAGCAGTTATCCAAAGAAGAATTACGTCAAACATCATTTATTGAGTTGGCACATGAAATTTTAGTAGAGAAAAAGCAAGCAATGGCATTCGAAGAAGTAGTCAAAGAAATTAAAGGTTTGCTTGAAATCTCTGATAAAGAGGTTCGCAGCCGTTTACTTCAATTCTATACGGACCTGAATATCGATGGACGCTTTATTGCCATGGGTGATAATCGTTGGGGATTAAGAGAATGGTATCCGGTTGATCAAATCGAGGAAGAAACCGTTCCAACAATGAAATCCAGCAAAAAGAAAAAAGCGAAGAAAAAAGACGATGAAGATCTGGATCTGGATGATTTCGATGATCTGGACGATGAAGATCTTGATTACGATGACCTTGATGACACGGACGATGACGACGATCTGACGGATGACGACGACGATGTGGATGCCGTTGACGATGAAGACGAAGATCTGGACATCGATGAAGACGATGATGAACTCGAAATCGATGAATTTGATGAAGTAGATGATGATGAAGACGAAGAAGAAGAAGAGTTAGAAGAAGATGAGGAAGAGAAGTAA
- the icmF gene encoding fused isobutyryl-CoA mutase/GTPase IcmF, with amino-acid sequence MSTVEIYKPKHHVRFVTASSLFDGHDASINIMRRIIQASGAEVIHLGHNRSVEEVVNAAIQEDVQGIAISSYQGGHVEYFKYMYDLLKERGASHIRIYGGGGGVIIPREIKELHEYGIARIFSPEDGRKHGLQGMINNMIEECDFPTIKGSVNQEVEKLSSGNVNTISKLISLAEYQVGANEEVAATAQTVFSEIKNLAKKVPVLGITGTGGAGKSSLTDELIRRFINELPEKKIAILSIDPTKQKTGGALLGDRIRMNAIFNPRVYMRSLATRGSKTELSLAIKDAINVVKAAGYDLIVVETSGIGQGDAEIAEICDMSMYVMTSEFGAPSQLEKIDMIDFADLIVINKFERKGSEDARRQVQKQYQRSHLLFDKDLDDMPVYGTIASQFNDPGTNALFAAIVETVNKKMELDWKTSFSKDVDVEKQNVIIPNNRRYYLREIAETVRNYHKKAEEQVNLARRLFQLEGAIEAVNEKETNDGVVTSLQTLKEEVENKLTAESKQILQKWDGLKETYSKDQFITKVRDKEIVTELKTKSLSGLDIPKVSLPKYRDYGQILDWVYKENVPGSFPYTAGVFPFKRKGEDPKRQFAGEGTPERTNRRFHYLSKDDDAKRLSTAFDSVTLYGEDPDHRPDIYGKVGESGVSICTLEDMKKLYAGFDLCAPSTSVSMTINGPAPIILAMYMNTAIDQQIRMKEEELGRVLTVEEYMEVKEQTLQVVRGTVQADILKEDQGQNTCIFSTEFALRMMGDIQQYFIDHKVRNYYSVSISGYHIAEAGANPISQLAFTLANGFTYVEYYLSRGMDINAFAPNLSFFFSNGLDPEYTVIGRVARRIWSTVMRDKYGANERSQKLKYHIQTSGRSLHAQEIDFNDIRTTLQALMALQDNCNSLHTNAYDEAITTPTEESVRRAMAIQMIITKEHGLSKNENPLQGSFIAEELTDLVEEMVLTEFDRLNDRGGVLGSMETQYQRGKIQEESMYYEMKKHSGELPIVGVNTYLNPTPPSEEQMDSMELARATKEEKETQIHNLRDFQSQHKDKSEEALTRLKQAAVNGGNIFEELMETVKVASLGQITRALYEVGGQYRRNM; translated from the coding sequence ATGAGTACGGTTGAGATTTATAAACCAAAGCACCATGTTCGTTTTGTCACGGCATCGAGTCTGTTTGACGGACATGATGCATCGATCAATATAATGCGTCGGATTATCCAGGCAAGTGGAGCGGAGGTTATCCATTTAGGGCATAATCGCTCCGTTGAGGAAGTCGTCAATGCTGCCATTCAGGAAGATGTACAGGGAATCGCGATTTCCTCTTATCAGGGTGGACACGTTGAATATTTCAAATACATGTACGATCTTTTGAAAGAAAGGGGAGCGTCTCATATCCGCATTTATGGCGGAGGCGGGGGCGTGATCATTCCACGTGAAATCAAGGAACTCCATGAATACGGCATTGCCCGCATCTTCTCACCTGAAGACGGTCGAAAGCATGGTCTTCAAGGAATGATCAACAACATGATCGAGGAATGTGATTTTCCAACGATTAAAGGAAGCGTGAATCAAGAGGTTGAAAAGCTTTCTTCTGGTAATGTAAACACGATCTCCAAGCTGATTTCACTCGCTGAATATCAAGTCGGAGCGAATGAAGAAGTGGCGGCGACGGCCCAAACCGTTTTTTCTGAAATAAAGAACTTAGCGAAAAAAGTTCCTGTTCTGGGGATCACAGGAACAGGTGGAGCAGGGAAGAGCTCCCTGACGGATGAACTGATCCGTCGTTTCATAAACGAGCTTCCTGAAAAGAAGATCGCGATACTATCCATCGATCCTACGAAACAAAAAACGGGCGGAGCCCTTCTAGGGGACCGTATCCGTATGAACGCGATCTTCAATCCTCGTGTCTATATGCGAAGCCTTGCAACCCGTGGATCCAAAACGGAGCTTTCACTGGCCATCAAAGATGCGATCAATGTGGTCAAAGCAGCAGGCTATGACTTGATCGTGGTCGAAACGAGCGGAATCGGGCAGGGGGATGCGGAAATCGCTGAAATCTGTGACATGTCCATGTACGTCATGACAAGTGAGTTCGGTGCTCCCTCACAGCTTGAGAAAATCGATATGATCGATTTTGCCGACCTCATCGTCATCAATAAATTTGAGCGCAAAGGCTCCGAGGATGCAAGACGTCAGGTGCAGAAACAGTATCAGCGCAGCCACTTACTTTTTGATAAAGACTTAGATGACATGCCCGTATACGGGACGATTGCCAGCCAGTTCAACGACCCAGGAACGAATGCACTATTTGCTGCGATCGTGGAAACCGTGAATAAGAAAATGGAGCTGGACTGGAAAACAAGCTTCTCCAAGGACGTCGATGTGGAAAAACAAAACGTCATCATCCCAAATAACCGTCGTTATTATCTGCGTGAAATCGCGGAAACCGTCCGTAACTATCACAAAAAAGCAGAAGAGCAAGTGAACCTTGCCCGCCGACTGTTCCAGCTTGAAGGGGCAATCGAAGCGGTCAACGAAAAAGAAACGAATGATGGAGTCGTCACTTCCCTTCAAACATTAAAAGAAGAAGTCGAAAATAAATTAACAGCTGAATCGAAACAGATTTTACAAAAATGGGATGGGTTAAAAGAAACCTACAGCAAAGATCAGTTCATCACGAAAGTCCGTGATAAAGAAATTGTCACTGAATTGAAGACAAAGAGCTTGTCGGGTCTCGATATTCCGAAAGTATCCCTTCCGAAATACAGGGACTATGGTCAAATTTTGGATTGGGTATACAAAGAAAATGTTCCAGGCTCATTCCCTTATACAGCAGGAGTATTTCCTTTTAAACGAAAAGGGGAAGATCCGAAGCGTCAGTTTGCCGGTGAAGGGACTCCTGAACGGACGAACCGCCGTTTCCACTATCTATCTAAAGATGATGACGCGAAACGCCTGAGTACAGCGTTTGATTCTGTAACGTTATATGGTGAAGATCCGGATCACCGTCCGGACATCTACGGAAAAGTAGGGGAGAGCGGCGTAAGCATTTGTACACTTGAGGATATGAAAAAGCTATATGCCGGCTTTGATTTATGTGCTCCTTCTACGTCCGTTTCCATGACGATCAATGGACCTGCCCCGATCATTCTGGCTATGTATATGAACACGGCGATCGATCAGCAGATCCGTATGAAAGAAGAAGAGCTTGGCCGTGTGCTGACGGTGGAAGAGTATATGGAAGTAAAGGAACAAACGCTGCAAGTCGTTCGTGGAACCGTGCAAGCCGATATATTAAAAGAGGATCAGGGACAAAACACGTGTATCTTCTCGACTGAATTTGCCCTTCGCATGATGGGTGACATTCAGCAGTACTTCATCGATCACAAAGTAAGAAACTATTACTCTGTATCGATTTCCGGCTATCATATCGCGGAAGCGGGAGCCAATCCGATTTCACAACTTGCCTTCACATTGGCGAACGGGTTCACGTACGTTGAATACTATTTAAGTCGCGGAATGGACATCAATGCGTTTGCACCAAATTTATCGTTCTTCTTCTCGAACGGACTCGATCCCGAGTATACAGTGATCGGACGTGTGGCCCGCCGCATTTGGTCAACGGTGATGCGGGATAAATATGGTGCCAATGAAAGAAGTCAAAAGTTGAAGTATCATATTCAAACATCAGGTCGCTCCCTTCATGCCCAGGAGATTGACTTCAACGATATCCGTACGACGCTTCAAGCCTTGATGGCCCTGCAGGATAACTGTAACTCCCTGCATACCAATGCTTATGATGAAGCCATCACGACACCTACAGAGGAATCGGTCCGTCGTGCCATGGCGATTCAGATGATCATCACGAAAGAACACGGACTTTCGAAAAATGAAAATCCGCTTCAAGGATCATTCATCGCAGAAGAGCTGACCGATCTAGTGGAGGAAATGGTTCTGACAGAATTTGATCGCCTGAATGATCGAGGCGGCGTACTTGGATCGATGGAAACCCAGTATCAACGGGGGAAAATCCAAGAGGAATCCATGTACTACGAAATGAAAAAGCATTCCGGGGAACTTCCGATCGTGGGAGTGAACACGTACCTGAATCCAACCCCGCCTTCAGAGGAACAAATGGACAGTATGGAACTTGCACGTGCAACGAAGGAAGAGAAAGAAACACAAATTCATAACCTGCGAGACTTCCAATCACAACACAAAGACAAATCCGAAGAAGCACTGACCCGCTTAAAACAAGCAGCAGTGAACGGAGGAAACATCTTTGAAGAACTCATGGAAACCGTGAAAGTAGCCAGTCTTGGCCAAATCACACGAGCCCTCTACGAAGTAGGCGGGCAATACCGTCGTAATATGTAA